Proteins found in one Pectobacterium atrosepticum genomic segment:
- a CDS encoding DUF4156 domain-containing protein, whose product MQVRILLGLSAAVLLAGCSSNSQLSTAGQAVTFTDTKPGSECQLLGQVSGSQSNWLAGNHSDGSSMRGAANDLRNKAAAMGGNTIYGATSSSETFWSSFAPLDSKMNGSVYKCP is encoded by the coding sequence ATGCAGGTTCGTATTTTGTTGGGTCTATCAGCGGCAGTTTTACTGGCTGGATGTAGTAGCAACAGTCAACTCAGTACCGCTGGGCAGGCCGTGACGTTCACGGATACCAAACCAGGAAGCGAATGTCAGCTGTTGGGGCAAGTTAGCGGTAGTCAGTCTAACTGGCTGGCGGGCAACCATAGCGACGGTAGTTCTATGCGCGGTGCGGCAAACGATCTACGTAATAAAGCGGCGGCGATGGGCGGCAATACCATCTATGGTGCCACCAGCTCGAGTGAAACCTTCTGGTCAAGCTTTGCACCGCTAGACAGCAAGATGAACGGCAGCGTTTACA